Proteins encoded by one window of Halobaculum halobium:
- a CDS encoding class II fumarate hydratase, producing MSEDTNEEQEFRVESDSLGEMQVPADAYWGAQTQRAVENFPISGVGFSRRFVRALGVVKKAAAQANRDLDHLEADTAGAIVAAADEVIAGEHDDQFPVDVFQTGSGTSSNMNANEVIANRAAEISGAEVGDRVIHPNDHVNFGQSSNDVIPTAMHVAALEAVEKDLMPALEELHAALEEKEAEFDGVVKTGRTHLQDATPVRLGQEFGGYRAQIQKGIKRVGDVRYHLRELALGGTAVGTGLNTDPEFPELAAEYISEETNTQFREADNHFEAQAAHDAMSEAHGALRTVAGSLNKIANDLRLLASGPRNGLGEIEQPENQPGSSIMPGKINPVVAEAVNQVHKQVVGNDAAVSAGAAEGQIDLNLYKPVLAHNFLQSAELLANASEVFGERFVAKLEANEAYAAERVEQSMALATALNPAIGYDKASEVAKTALKEDKTVREVVLEKGYLTEEEADEVLNPEAMTHRGILGEE from the coding sequence ATGAGCGAGGACACCAACGAGGAGCAGGAGTTCCGCGTCGAATCCGACAGCCTCGGCGAGATGCAGGTGCCGGCGGACGCCTACTGGGGCGCACAGACCCAGCGCGCCGTCGAGAACTTTCCCATCAGCGGCGTCGGCTTCAGCCGCCGGTTCGTCCGCGCGCTGGGCGTCGTCAAGAAGGCGGCCGCACAGGCCAACCGCGATCTCGATCACCTGGAGGCGGACACGGCCGGGGCGATCGTTGCGGCGGCCGACGAAGTCATCGCCGGCGAGCACGACGACCAGTTCCCCGTCGACGTGTTCCAGACCGGATCGGGCACCTCCTCGAACATGAACGCCAACGAGGTCATCGCCAACCGCGCCGCCGAGATCTCCGGCGCCGAGGTGGGCGATCGAGTTATCCACCCGAACGACCACGTCAACTTCGGGCAGTCGAGCAACGACGTGATCCCGACGGCGATGCACGTCGCGGCGCTGGAGGCCGTCGAGAAGGATCTCATGCCCGCGCTGGAGGAACTGCACGCCGCCTTAGAGGAGAAGGAGGCGGAGTTCGACGGTGTCGTCAAGACCGGTCGAACGCACCTCCAAGACGCGACTCCCGTCCGGCTCGGCCAGGAGTTCGGCGGCTACCGCGCGCAGATCCAGAAGGGGATCAAGCGCGTCGGCGACGTGCGCTACCACCTCCGTGAGCTGGCTCTGGGCGGCACGGCCGTCGGAACCGGACTCAATACCGACCCCGAGTTCCCCGAACTCGCCGCCGAGTACATCTCCGAGGAGACGAACACGCAGTTCCGCGAGGCCGACAACCACTTCGAGGCGCAGGCGGCTCACGACGCCATGTCGGAGGCCCACGGCGCGCTCCGCACCGTCGCCGGGAGCCTCAACAAGATCGCCAACGACCTCCGCCTGCTCGCCTCCGGTCCCCGTAATGGCCTCGGCGAGATCGAGCAGCCCGAGAACCAGCCGGGCTCGTCGATCATGCCCGGAAAGATCAACCCCGTCGTCGCGGAGGCGGTGAACCAGGTGCACAAGCAGGTCGTCGGCAACGACGCCGCGGTGTCGGCGGGCGCGGCGGAGGGACAGATCGACCTCAACCTGTACAAGCCGGTGCTGGCGCACAACTTCCTCCAGTCGGCGGAGCTGCTCGCGAACGCCAGCGAAGTGTTCGGCGAGCGCTTCGTCGCCAAGCTGGAGGCCAACGAGGCGTACGCCGCCGAGCGCGTCGAGCAGTCGATGGCGCTGGCGACGGCGCTCAACCCCGCCATCGGCTACGACAAGGCCAGCGAGGTGGCCAAGACCGCGCTCAAGGAGGACAAGACCGTCCGCGAGGTCGTCCTGGAGAAGGGGTATCTCACCGAGGAGGAGGCCGACGAAGTGCTGAACCCCGAGGCGATGACCCACCGCGGTATCCTCGGCGAGGAGTAA
- a CDS encoding AsnC family transcriptional regulator, whose protein sequence is MRDLDETDMEILRMLAADGRRSYSDIGEAVDLSAPAVSERVSRLRESGVIRRFTIDVDRSLLRAGTPVLLRFELPPGGAGDVRESLRASEAVEHVFATAESDVVAYARIAEDAVDEWVAAVVGTDPIDDYAVDLVSDVEWSPSVAGTEFALECAECGNSVTSEGVASRVGGTLYHFCCPTCESTFAERYERMEEGAAESG, encoded by the coding sequence ATGCGCGACCTCGACGAAACCGACATGGAGATCCTCCGGATGCTCGCAGCCGACGGCCGGCGGTCATACAGCGACATCGGCGAGGCGGTCGACCTCTCGGCGCCCGCGGTGTCCGAGCGCGTCTCACGGCTCCGCGAGTCTGGCGTGATCCGACGGTTCACGATCGACGTGGACCGATCGCTGCTGCGCGCCGGCACGCCGGTCTTACTCCGCTTCGAACTCCCGCCAGGCGGTGCCGGCGACGTTCGCGAGTCGCTTCGCGCGAGCGAGGCGGTCGAACACGTGTTCGCGACCGCCGAGAGCGACGTGGTCGCGTACGCCCGTATCGCCGAAGACGCCGTCGACGAGTGGGTCGCGGCGGTCGTCGGGACGGACCCGATTGACGACTACGCGGTCGACCTGGTCTCCGATGTCGAGTGGAGCCCCAGCGTCGCCGGCACGGAATTCGCGCTGGAGTGCGCCGAGTGTGGGAACAGCGTCACCAGCGAAGGCGTGGCGAGTCGGGTGGGCGGAACGCTGTACCACTTCTGCTGTCCCACGTGCGAGTCGACGTTCGCAGAGCGATACGAGCGGATGGAAGAAGGCGCCGCGGAGTCGGGGTGA
- a CDS encoding HVO_2901 family zinc finger protein, with product MPQLTTRATGRDLLRCRRCGTEFPEGRATEDGWHYACPEESCDAKGLGDGLKRVE from the coding sequence ATGCCTCAGCTCACCACGAGAGCGACCGGTCGGGATCTCCTGCGCTGCCGACGGTGCGGAACGGAGTTTCCGGAGGGACGTGCGACCGAAGACGGCTGGCACTACGCGTGCCCCGAGGAGAGCTGTGACGCGAAGGGGCTGGGCGATGGCCTGAAGCGCGTCGAGTGA
- a CDS encoding uracil-DNA glycosylase: MDTDCQHCPALADCRERVVHGYGDAEAEVLVLGAAPTAGAERTGVPFTGDEHGKRIQRVLGDLGLSRSPPDADEPDLQNVYTTYLTRCRHPNRGPTDEEVLNCDAFLTAEVRMINPELIVPVGQRALEALAIEYTTRAPDSFDADAEHATTVRGRGFELLPMKALADLTDADADRFVEHVAENVFSRDYRQTKGRRSR, encoded by the coding sequence ATGGACACCGACTGTCAGCACTGCCCGGCGCTGGCAGACTGCCGCGAGCGCGTCGTCCACGGCTACGGCGACGCCGAGGCGGAGGTGCTGGTCCTCGGAGCGGCGCCCACCGCGGGTGCCGAACGCACGGGCGTCCCGTTCACGGGCGACGAACACGGTAAGCGGATCCAGCGCGTCCTCGGCGATCTGGGCCTCTCGCGCTCGCCGCCCGACGCAGACGAGCCGGACCTCCAGAACGTCTACACCACGTACCTCACCCGCTGTCGCCACCCAAACAGGGGACCAACCGACGAGGAGGTGTTGAACTGCGACGCGTTCCTCACCGCCGAGGTGCGGATGATCAACCCCGAACTCATCGTCCCCGTCGGCCAGCGCGCGCTGGAGGCGCTCGCGATCGAGTACACCACCCGCGCGCCCGATTCCTTCGACGCCGACGCCGAGCACGCGACCACCGTCCGCGGCCGAGGATTCGAACTCCTCCCGATGAAAGCACTCGCGGACCTCACCGACGCCGACGCGGACCGGTTCGTCGAGCACGTTGCCGAGAACGTCTTCTCGCGCGACTACCGCCAGACGAAGGGGCGGCGGAGCCGCTAA
- a CDS encoding DUF3054 domain-containing protein has product MPTDSGTDSFLANRVDRAALPLAVGDLLVIVAFIYAGTLQHGTVPFPLAGAGDVLALLSVAAPFLLGWAIAAPLIGAYSAGAAESAKASVPLAIRSWVPAAVIGLLVRATPVVEGGVAITFAIVMLVVGSVSLGVWRYVAGQFL; this is encoded by the coding sequence ATGCCAACGGATTCGGGTACGGACTCGTTCCTCGCGAACCGGGTCGACAGGGCCGCGCTTCCGCTCGCGGTCGGCGACCTGCTCGTCATCGTCGCGTTCATCTACGCCGGCACGCTCCAGCACGGAACCGTCCCGTTCCCGCTCGCTGGCGCGGGGGACGTGCTCGCGCTGCTGTCGGTGGCCGCGCCGTTCCTCCTCGGGTGGGCGATCGCCGCGCCGCTCATCGGCGCGTACTCCGCGGGGGCCGCAGAGTCGGCGAAGGCCTCGGTTCCGCTCGCGATCCGCTCGTGGGTCCCCGCGGCCGTCATCGGGCTGCTCGTCCGCGCGACGCCGGTCGTCGAGGGCGGCGTCGCGATCACCTTCGCGATCGTGATGCTTGTCGTCGGCTCGGTGTCGCTGGGTGTGTGGCGGTACGTCGCCGGACAGTTCCTGTAA